The following are from one region of the Microbacterium sp. cx-55 genome:
- a CDS encoding DUF4191 family protein gives MAARSSAPEKRPGFFSQLKTLYTFTVEAYRWLPFALAGILLAGIALGVGIGFLVPPVAVWSVILWGFTGLLLGVLASLMTMTRLSTSAMYTKIDGMPGAAGHVLSTSLGRNWQSGDMPVGVNPRTQEAVYRAVGRGGVVIVGEGARGRLTRLVGDERAKAQRVASGVPVTVIYVGHGDDEVPIAKLASTIKALPKKIDRTTMAAVIKRIESVSQSLASMPIPKGIDPTKVRAPRPR, from the coding sequence ATGGCAGCGCGCAGTTCCGCACCCGAGAAGCGTCCCGGGTTCTTCTCCCAGCTCAAGACCCTCTACACGTTCACGGTGGAGGCCTACCGCTGGTTGCCGTTCGCGCTCGCCGGCATCCTGCTCGCCGGTATCGCGCTCGGCGTCGGCATCGGCTTCCTGGTGCCGCCGGTCGCCGTGTGGAGCGTCATCCTGTGGGGCTTCACCGGCCTTCTCCTCGGAGTGCTGGCGTCTCTGATGACCATGACGCGCCTCTCTACGAGCGCGATGTACACGAAGATCGACGGAATGCCGGGCGCCGCCGGGCACGTGCTGTCCACCTCGCTCGGTCGCAACTGGCAGTCGGGCGACATGCCCGTCGGTGTGAACCCCCGCACCCAGGAGGCCGTGTACCGCGCGGTGGGTCGTGGTGGCGTCGTCATCGTCGGCGAGGGCGCCCGCGGCCGGCTCACCCGCCTGGTCGGCGACGAGCGTGCGAAGGCACAGCGCGTCGCGTCCGGAGTTCCCGTGACCGTGATCTACGTCGGACACGGCGACGACGAAGTGCCGATCGCCAAGCTGGCCTCGACCATCAAGGCGCTGCCGAAGAAGATCGACCGCACCACGATGGCCGCGGTCATCAAGCGCATCGAGTCCGTGTCGCAGTCCCTGGCATCGATGCCGATCCCGAAGGGGATCGACCCCACCAAGGTTCGCGCGCCGCGTCCCCGCTGA
- a CDS encoding RDD family protein yields the protein MAETPLESRYPGERLGLPATGSGSVARVGRRIGALAIDWACAVIVSVAFFAYDSLATIAIFALVQIVFIPTLGGSPGHRLLGMRLVRLGGSWIGVWRPIVRTVLLVLVIPAVVWDPDQRGLHDKVVGTVLLRA from the coding sequence ATGGCTGAAACCCCGCTCGAATCCCGTTATCCCGGCGAGCGGTTGGGGCTTCCGGCGACAGGATCGGGGTCGGTGGCCCGGGTCGGACGCCGCATCGGCGCTCTGGCGATTGACTGGGCCTGCGCCGTCATCGTCTCGGTGGCCTTCTTCGCTTACGACTCCCTGGCGACGATCGCGATCTTCGCGCTCGTGCAGATCGTCTTCATTCCCACTCTGGGAGGCAGCCCGGGGCACCGGCTGCTCGGAATGCGGCTCGTCCGCCTCGGCGGCAGCTGGATCGGGGTCTGGCGCCCGATCGTGCGCACCGTGCTTCTGGTGCTCGTGATTCCTGCCGTCGTCTGGGATCCCGATCAGCGGGGACTGCACGACAAGGTCGTCGGCACGGTGCTCCTCCGCGCGTAA
- the glnA gene encoding type I glutamate--ammonia ligase, which produces MFSDSSEVLKFIKDEDVKFLDIRFTDLPGVQQHFNIPAATVDEEFFTVGQLFDGSSIRGFANIHESDMQLIPDVSTAYVDQFREAKTLVMIFDIYNPRNGEIYAKDPRQVAKKAEKYLASTGIADTAFFAPEAEFYIFDDVRYEVKQNASFYSVDSEEGAWNTGRSEEGGNLANKTPYKGGYFPVAPVDKTADLRDDISLKLIEAGLLLERSHHEVGTGGQQEINYRFDTMVHAADDILKFKYVVKNTAEQWGKVATFMPKPLFGDNGSGMHTHQSLWLDGKPLFYDEKGYGGLSDLARWYIGGLLAHAPAVLAFTNPTLNSYHRLVKGYEAPVNLVYSAGNRSAAIRIPITGSNPKAKRIEFRAPDASGNPYLAFAAQMMAGLDGILNRIEPHEPVDKDLYELPPEEAKNIPQVPNSLLDSLEALRADNEFLTRGNVFTPELIETWIEYKIENEIKPLAARPHPFEFELYFGV; this is translated from the coding sequence ATGTTCAGTGATTCATCAGAGGTGCTCAAGTTCATCAAGGACGAGGACGTCAAGTTCCTCGACATCCGGTTCACGGACCTCCCTGGTGTGCAGCAGCACTTCAACATCCCCGCCGCTACCGTCGATGAAGAATTCTTCACGGTCGGCCAGCTGTTCGACGGCTCCTCGATTCGAGGATTCGCGAACATCCACGAGTCGGACATGCAGCTGATTCCGGACGTCTCGACGGCGTACGTCGACCAGTTCCGCGAGGCGAAGACCCTCGTCATGATCTTCGACATCTACAACCCGCGCAACGGTGAGATCTACGCGAAGGACCCGCGTCAGGTCGCCAAGAAGGCCGAGAAGTACCTCGCCTCCACCGGCATCGCCGACACGGCGTTCTTCGCCCCCGAGGCGGAGTTCTACATCTTTGACGACGTGCGCTACGAGGTGAAGCAGAACGCAAGCTTCTACTCGGTCGACTCCGAGGAGGGCGCCTGGAACACGGGCCGCTCCGAAGAAGGCGGAAACCTCGCCAACAAGACCCCGTACAAGGGTGGCTACTTCCCCGTCGCACCCGTCGACAAGACGGCCGACCTCCGCGATGACATCAGCCTCAAGCTGATCGAGGCGGGCCTGCTCCTCGAGCGTTCGCACCACGAGGTGGGCACCGGCGGTCAGCAGGAGATCAACTACCGCTTCGACACCATGGTGCACGCGGCCGACGACATCCTGAAGTTCAAGTACGTCGTGAAGAACACGGCCGAGCAGTGGGGCAAGGTCGCGACCTTCATGCCCAAGCCGCTCTTCGGTGACAATGGCTCCGGCATGCACACGCACCAGTCGCTGTGGCTCGACGGCAAGCCCCTCTTCTACGACGAGAAGGGCTACGGCGGACTCTCCGACCTCGCTCGCTGGTACATCGGCGGCCTGCTCGCCCACGCGCCCGCCGTGCTCGCCTTCACGAACCCGACGCTGAACAGCTACCACCGTCTGGTGAAGGGCTACGAGGCTCCGGTCAACCTGGTCTACTCGGCCGGCAACCGTTCCGCGGCGATCCGCATCCCGATCACCGGCTCGAACCCGAAGGCCAAGCGCATCGAGTTCCGTGCACCGGATGCCTCGGGCAACCCGTACCTCGCGTTCGCTGCCCAGATGATGGCTGGCCTCGACGGCATCCTGAACCGCATCGAGCCGCACGAGCCGGTCGACAAGGACCTGTACGAGCTTCCCCCCGAGGAAGCGAAGAACATTCCGCAGGTTCCGAACTCGCTGCTCGACTCGCTCGAGGCGCTGCGTGCCGACAACGAGTTCCTGACCCGCGGCAACGTGTTCACGCCCGAGCTCATCGAGACGTGGATCGAGTACAAGATCGAGAACGAGATCAAGCCGCTCGCGGCTCGTCCGCACCCGTTCGAGTTCGAGCTGTACTTCGGCGTCTGA
- a CDS encoding YbjQ family protein has protein sequence MFAVTTNDVPGYRITQVFGEVMGLTVRSANFGQNFTAGFRSLAGGEMPEYTKVIYESRFEVMQRMWTEAQQRGANAVVAMRFDSGAIGNFTEFCAYGTAVLIEPITPPQA, from the coding sequence ATGTTCGCAGTCACCACCAATGACGTTCCGGGCTACCGGATCACGCAGGTGTTCGGAGAGGTCATGGGGCTCACCGTTCGCTCCGCGAACTTCGGTCAGAACTTCACCGCCGGTTTCCGGTCACTCGCCGGGGGTGAGATGCCCGAGTACACGAAGGTGATCTACGAATCGCGGTTCGAAGTCATGCAGCGGATGTGGACCGAGGCCCAGCAGCGCGGCGCGAACGCTGTCGTCGCGATGCGCTTCGACTCGGGCGCCATCGGCAACTTCACCGAGTTCTGCGCGTACGGCACGGCCGTGCTCATCGAGCCGATCACGCCTCCTCAGGCCTGA
- a CDS encoding GNAT family N-acetyltransferase encodes MRHPHSLTFTVADPASLEGRAILTRFFEDLVASYWGRPATSAEVTRAMRNEPSDDLRDGTGFFLLIRDDDRIIGCGGVRLIDETTGEVTRVFVAPEARGSGAGRALLQQLESASAQRGLRRLRLTVREDLTPTRSLYEACGYGAVESFSTSPYADHFLAKTIGTSEPQA; translated from the coding sequence GTGCGTCATCCTCACTCCCTTACGTTCACCGTCGCGGATCCAGCGTCGCTTGAGGGCCGCGCGATCCTGACCCGCTTCTTCGAGGATCTCGTCGCGAGCTACTGGGGGCGACCGGCGACGTCTGCGGAGGTCACCCGGGCGATGCGAAACGAACCGAGCGATGACCTGCGAGACGGCACGGGGTTCTTCCTCCTCATCCGAGATGACGACCGCATCATCGGATGCGGGGGAGTGCGCCTGATCGATGAGACCACGGGAGAGGTCACTCGGGTGTTCGTCGCGCCGGAGGCGCGCGGCTCGGGAGCGGGCCGCGCGCTCCTTCAGCAATTGGAGTCCGCGAGCGCGCAGCGGGGTCTGCGGCGCCTCCGGCTCACTGTTCGAGAGGACCTTACGCCGACGCGGAGCCTCTACGAAGCGTGCGGATACGGGGCGGTCGAATCGTTCAGCACGTCGCCGTACGCCGACCACTTCCTCGCCAAGACGATCGGCACGAGTGAACCTCAGGCCTGA
- a CDS encoding bifunctional [glutamine synthetase] adenylyltransferase/[glutamine synthetase]-adenylyl-L-tyrosine phosphorylase, with product MSGLDRSSARTFLVRLGIGDVTTALDTLDELSELLSVERGVLTEDLGRAADPDGALRAVARIARRAPDVVRRVMGDALERPALWALLGASEGYGDFYFRHPEEIDNLAGARAGLPTLDLMRAELLASVGDDNGFASAGDESAWCALRIAYRRIVARIAVYDLSAADAEAVLAPVAVALADAAAAALEASLSVARTRISRGRPGGLFPREQVAATRLAIIGMGKTGARELNYVSDVDVIFVCAAEDTELEDFGESRVIDIATRLAAQTMQGISGVEIEPPLWEVDANLRPEGKQGALVRTLDSHLSYYARWAKSWEFQALLKARALAGDMALGDEYVAAVQPKIWTSAARENFVDSVQRMRERVTDNIPAAELASQIKLGPGGIRDIEFTVQLLQLVHGLTDDRIRQRGTLDALEALVAEGYIGRAEAAIFARDYRVLRVLEHRMQLRALRRTHLMPDRPDDRRILARASGFATTGQGIWELWEGVKREVRDIHVRLFYRPLLSAVASLPEGERTLSTGQAHDRLAAIGFQDPAGALRHIGALTSGLSRKATIQRHLMPIMIRWFADGVDPDYGLLSFRRISERLGNTPWFLRLLRDSSAAAESLTRALSGSRYIGELMEWIPESAAWLDDDDLLRPRSGQALEEEARAIQTRHDTIEDAMRSVRALRRRELLRTAMAAVVGVLTIEELADALTTITEVTIQATLRAVRREVVPAEDKALDFAVIAMGRFGGRELGFGSDADVLYVYRPNGVDPERAHALSLKLVAGLRTFSEDHRVPLDLDADLRPEGRNGPLVRSLESYAEYYGRWSLSWEAQALLRARGVAGSVSLIAAFTSLADRVRYPVRADAQGLREIKRIKARVESERLQKGVDPARHLKLGPGGLSDVEWLVQLRQLEHAHAHPGLRTTSTIAALEVLGATGLLPETDVPRLHNAWRLASRLRSANTLLSAQTSDVLPTDRRRLDGIGRLLEYPERSASAVEEDWMRVSRVARRVFEKQFYG from the coding sequence GTGTCCGGTCTCGATCGATCCTCCGCGCGGACCTTCCTGGTGCGGCTGGGGATCGGTGACGTCACGACAGCGCTCGACACGCTCGACGAGCTCAGCGAACTGCTGTCGGTCGAGCGGGGCGTACTCACGGAGGACCTCGGGCGGGCCGCTGATCCGGACGGGGCCCTCCGGGCGGTCGCCCGGATCGCGCGTCGCGCCCCCGATGTCGTGCGGCGCGTGATGGGCGATGCGCTGGAACGCCCGGCGCTCTGGGCGCTGCTCGGCGCCTCCGAAGGCTACGGGGACTTCTACTTCCGGCATCCGGAAGAGATCGACAATCTCGCCGGTGCCCGGGCGGGTCTTCCGACGCTCGACCTCATGCGGGCCGAACTGCTGGCGTCTGTCGGCGACGACAACGGGTTCGCGAGCGCCGGCGACGAAAGCGCCTGGTGCGCGCTGCGCATCGCGTATCGACGTATCGTCGCGCGGATCGCGGTCTACGACCTGTCGGCCGCGGACGCGGAAGCGGTTCTCGCGCCGGTCGCGGTAGCATTGGCGGATGCGGCCGCCGCAGCCCTCGAGGCATCGCTCAGCGTTGCCCGCACCCGGATTTCCCGGGGCCGCCCCGGCGGACTCTTCCCGCGCGAGCAGGTCGCGGCGACCCGCCTGGCGATCATCGGGATGGGCAAGACCGGCGCCCGAGAGCTCAACTACGTGAGCGACGTCGACGTGATCTTCGTGTGCGCGGCGGAGGACACGGAGCTCGAGGACTTCGGTGAGAGTCGGGTCATCGACATCGCCACGCGCCTCGCGGCGCAGACGATGCAGGGCATCTCGGGCGTCGAGATCGAGCCGCCGCTCTGGGAGGTCGACGCGAACCTCCGCCCCGAAGGGAAGCAGGGCGCTCTCGTTCGCACCCTCGACTCGCACCTTTCGTACTACGCACGCTGGGCGAAGAGCTGGGAGTTCCAGGCGCTCCTGAAGGCTCGCGCTCTCGCCGGCGACATGGCGCTGGGCGATGAGTACGTCGCCGCCGTGCAGCCCAAGATCTGGACGAGCGCGGCCCGCGAGAACTTCGTCGACAGCGTTCAGCGGATGCGGGAGCGCGTCACCGACAACATCCCCGCCGCTGAGCTCGCCTCGCAGATCAAGCTCGGGCCCGGCGGCATCCGTGACATCGAGTTCACGGTGCAGCTGCTGCAGTTGGTGCACGGGCTGACGGATGACCGCATCCGGCAGCGCGGCACGCTCGACGCACTCGAGGCGCTGGTCGCGGAGGGCTACATCGGCCGCGCGGAGGCGGCGATCTTCGCCCGGGACTACCGTGTCCTGCGCGTACTCGAGCACCGGATGCAGTTGCGCGCGCTGCGTCGTACGCACCTCATGCCCGACCGCCCCGATGACCGGCGGATCCTCGCGCGGGCGAGCGGGTTCGCCACGACCGGGCAGGGGATCTGGGAGCTCTGGGAGGGCGTGAAGCGCGAGGTGCGCGACATCCACGTGCGGCTGTTCTATCGCCCGCTGCTGTCGGCGGTCGCCTCGCTGCCGGAGGGGGAGCGGACCCTTTCGACGGGGCAGGCGCATGACCGGCTCGCGGCGATCGGATTCCAAGACCCGGCCGGCGCACTGCGCCACATCGGTGCGCTCACCAGCGGTCTGAGCCGCAAGGCCACCATCCAGCGCCACCTCATGCCGATCATGATCCGGTGGTTCGCGGACGGCGTCGACCCGGATTACGGCCTGCTGTCGTTCCGGCGGATCAGCGAGCGGCTGGGGAACACGCCGTGGTTCCTCCGGCTGCTGCGGGATTCGTCTGCGGCGGCGGAAAGTCTCACGCGCGCGCTTTCGGGCTCCCGGTACATCGGGGAGCTGATGGAGTGGATCCCCGAGTCCGCCGCGTGGCTCGACGATGACGATCTCCTCCGACCTCGATCGGGCCAGGCGCTGGAGGAGGAAGCCCGCGCCATCCAGACCCGACACGACACGATCGAAGACGCCATGCGCTCCGTGCGAGCGCTGCGCCGGCGTGAGCTGCTGCGCACCGCGATGGCTGCGGTCGTCGGCGTGCTGACGATCGAGGAGCTCGCGGACGCACTGACGACGATCACCGAGGTCACGATCCAGGCGACGCTCCGGGCCGTTCGACGCGAGGTGGTCCCCGCCGAAGACAAGGCGCTCGATTTCGCCGTGATCGCCATGGGCCGTTTCGGCGGGCGAGAACTCGGGTTCGGTTCGGATGCCGATGTGCTGTACGTGTACCGGCCGAACGGGGTGGATCCGGAGCGAGCGCACGCGCTCTCACTGAAGCTCGTGGCGGGCCTGCGAACTTTCTCCGAAGACCACCGTGTGCCGCTCGACCTGGACGCGGACCTTCGCCCCGAGGGACGCAACGGTCCGCTCGTGCGTTCGCTCGAGTCCTACGCGGAGTATTACGGACGCTGGTCGCTGTCGTGGGAGGCGCAGGCGCTGCTGCGCGCGCGGGGCGTGGCGGGGAGCGTTTCTCTGATCGCGGCGTTCACCTCGCTGGCGGATCGCGTGCGATACCCGGTGCGGGCCGATGCGCAGGGCCTGCGTGAGATCAAACGCATCAAAGCGCGCGTCGAGAGCGAGCGCCTGCAGAAGGGCGTCGATCCTGCGCGGCACCTGAAGCTCGGGCCGGGTGGGCTCAGCGACGTCGAGTGGCTCGTGCAGCTGCGTCAGCTCGAGCATGCGCACGCGCACCCGGGCCTGCGCACCACGTCCACCATCGCGGCGCTCGAGGTGCTGGGCGCGACGGGGCTGCTGCCGGAGACCGACGTTCCGCGACTCCACAACGCGTGGCGGCTCGCCAGTCGGTTGCGCTCGGCGAACACGTTGCTCTCCGCGCAGACGAGCGATGTGCTGCCGACGGATCGGCGGCGGCTCGATGGCATCGGCCGGCTCCTCGAGTACCCCGAACGTTCCGCGAGCGCCGTCGAGGAGGACTGGATGCGGGTCTCCCGCGTGGCCCGTCGAGTGTTCGAGAAGCAGTTCTACGGCTGA
- the glnA gene encoding type I glutamate--ammonia ligase, whose translation MDKQRDFVLRTIEERGVKFVRLWFTDVIGTLKSVAIAPAEVEGAFAEGLGFDGSAIEGLTRSYESDLLAHPDPTTFHTLPWRGEIDPTARMFCDITTPDGEPAVADPRHVLKRTLAKAADAGFTFYTHPEIEFYLLKSSTFGAEGPEPVDSAGYFDNVPGGTAHDFRRRSVRMLEDLGISVEFSHHEGGPGQNEIDLRYADALTTADNIMTFRTVIKEVAIEQGVYATFMPKPLSGQPGSGMHTHMSLFEGDMNAFYEEGAQYQLSKVGRQFIAGLLRHANEISAVTNQFVNSYKRLWGGDEAPSFICWGHNNRSALVRVPMYKPNKGQSSRVEYRALDSAANPYLAYALMLAAGLKGIEEEYELPAEAEDNVWSLSESERRALGYAPLPASLDQALHYMEDSELVAETLGEQVFNYVLLNKRKEWAGYRSQVTPFELKSNLEML comes from the coding sequence ATGGACAAGCAGCGGGACTTCGTGTTGCGCACGATCGAAGAGCGCGGCGTCAAGTTCGTCCGGCTCTGGTTCACCGATGTGATCGGCACCCTGAAGTCGGTGGCGATCGCGCCCGCCGAAGTCGAGGGAGCCTTTGCGGAGGGACTCGGTTTCGACGGATCGGCCATCGAGGGGCTCACCCGCTCCTACGAATCCGATCTGCTCGCACACCCCGACCCGACGACGTTCCACACCCTGCCGTGGCGCGGTGAGATCGACCCGACCGCGCGCATGTTCTGCGACATCACGACGCCTGACGGCGAGCCCGCCGTGGCCGACCCGCGGCACGTTCTGAAGCGCACGCTCGCGAAGGCGGCGGATGCGGGCTTCACCTTCTACACGCATCCCGAGATCGAGTTCTACCTGCTGAAGTCCTCGACCTTCGGCGCGGAAGGCCCCGAGCCGGTGGACTCCGCGGGCTACTTCGACAACGTCCCCGGAGGCACGGCGCACGATTTCCGTCGCCGGTCGGTGCGGATGCTGGAAGACCTCGGGATCTCGGTGGAGTTCAGCCACCACGAGGGCGGCCCGGGGCAGAATGAAATCGACCTCCGGTATGCGGACGCATTGACGACCGCCGACAACATCATGACGTTCCGCACCGTGATCAAAGAGGTCGCGATCGAGCAGGGCGTCTACGCGACGTTCATGCCGAAGCCACTGAGTGGTCAGCCCGGAAGCGGCATGCACACGCACATGTCGCTGTTCGAGGGCGACATGAACGCGTTCTACGAGGAGGGCGCTCAGTACCAGCTCTCGAAGGTCGGCCGTCAGTTCATCGCCGGGCTCCTGCGCCACGCGAACGAGATCTCGGCCGTCACCAACCAGTTCGTCAACTCCTACAAGCGTCTCTGGGGCGGCGACGAGGCTCCGAGCTTCATCTGCTGGGGCCACAACAACCGCTCCGCGCTCGTTCGCGTGCCGATGTACAAGCCCAACAAGGGCCAGTCGTCTCGCGTGGAGTACCGTGCTCTGGACTCCGCGGCGAACCCGTACCTCGCCTACGCGCTCATGCTCGCGGCCGGGTTGAAGGGCATCGAAGAGGAGTACGAGCTTCCCGCGGAGGCAGAAGACAACGTGTGGTCGCTCTCCGAGTCGGAGCGTCGTGCCCTCGGCTACGCGCCGCTGCCCGCGAGCCTCGACCAGGCGCTGCACTACATGGAGGATTCCGAGCTCGTCGCCGAAACTCTGGGCGAGCAAGTCTTCAACTACGTGCTCCTGAACAAGCGCAAGGAGTGGGCGGGCTACCGCTCGCAGGTCACGCCTTTCGAGTTGAAGAGCAACCTCGAGATGCTCTGA